A single window of Bradyrhizobium daqingense DNA harbors:
- a CDS encoding MlaD family protein, which produces METRANYVLIGSFTLAVIAAAIGFVLWFQSLHTTKQRSPLRVVFEGPAAGLRNGGSVNFNGIRVGEVVSVKLDNPRRVVALAMIENNAPIRKDTLVGLEFQGLTGVAAISLKGGDEAAPAPALDQDGIPTLTADPNKLQDVTEAIRATLQNVNKIVADNQESVKNSLKNLETFTNSLARNSEKIDGVMAKVDGVMLKADSLMLGLNSLAGGKDGGELFQAVKSIRELAEDFDKRSGALMADGRRTLGDISRAVNNFDRNPTRVLFGASNSSQPAPAPEPPRPAAAPRR; this is translated from the coding sequence ATGGAAACGCGGGCGAATTACGTCTTGATCGGCTCGTTCACGCTGGCGGTGATCGCCGCCGCGATCGGCTTCGTGCTGTGGTTTCAGTCGCTGCACACCACCAAGCAGCGCAGCCCCTTGCGCGTCGTGTTCGAAGGGCCGGCCGCGGGCCTGCGCAACGGCGGCAGCGTCAACTTCAATGGTATCAGGGTGGGCGAGGTGGTCTCGGTGAAGCTGGACAACCCGCGGCGGGTTGTCGCACTCGCCATGATCGAGAACAATGCCCCGATCCGCAAGGACACGTTGGTCGGCCTCGAATTCCAGGGCCTCACGGGCGTTGCCGCGATCTCGCTCAAGGGCGGCGACGAGGCCGCTCCGGCACCGGCGCTCGACCAGGACGGCATCCCGACGCTGACGGCGGACCCCAACAAGCTCCAGGACGTCACCGAGGCGATCCGCGCCACGCTGCAGAACGTCAACAAGATCGTCGCCGACAATCAGGAATCGGTGAAGAACTCGCTGAAGAACCTCGAGACATTCACCAATTCGCTCGCCCGCAACTCCGAGAAGATCGACGGCGTGATGGCCAAGGTCGACGGCGTCATGCTCAAGGCCGACAGCCTCATGCTCGGCCTCAACTCGCTCGCCGGCGGCAAGGATGGCGGCGAGCTGTTCCAGGCGGTGAAGTCGATCCGCGAGCTCGCCGAGGATTTCGACAAGCGCTCCGGTGCGCTGATGGCCGACGGCCGCCGCACCCTCGGCGACATCAGCCGCGCCGTGAACAATTTCGACCGCAATCCCACCCGCGTGCTGTTCGGCGCCAGCAATTCATCGCAGCCAGCGCCTGCGCCCGAGCCGCCGAGGCCGGCAGCCGCGCCCAGGCGGTAG
- a CDS encoding negative regulator of septation ring formation produces MANTPKKVKDPTEVALSAIQEALNISDTAADTSRNATMRNETPPPVAPPASPTFDDPNFEPRPAANERSTVFDPIEEPRASRRPANDDRETIGQLLQALQKGRPARNVYTFATIFAGVWLAACAALTFGFLPSIQAAMGQSGGVLVIAGLVAMFFAPVMLFYFLASLVWRGQEMRMIAQAMAQVAIRFSEPEGSASDSMVTVGQAIRREVAAMGDGIERAIARAGELETLVANEVAALERAYSDNEVRIRALLQDIAHQRDNLVGQAEQVRSAISGVQIDLRHDIALISDAIASRVDEVAKSITGALEERGAHITSALSNAGDNMILALGERGGDLLDRLEEASNETTRAVLDASERLTTSLNFKTGHVHDEFVDLADRVHEMLNERIDRITGEFEQRSAAIVDGISERTELVHDSLKNSSDSLLLELELRSNDISAKIDDAGNRLAGQIMTSGDKASEALDATVNALVAKVVTQTETAHDSLSLQMSAFDELVRNQGTELVEKFARDSGTLGALITRHISEFDRTVKTFGGEIVERMGQRTQDIHESLKTYVDNFDSRFTANGGAITGVLDQRLVHFETTIGERVSSLDASLNDKIASLDGTIEGHIKTFDEQLVGRVASLELSFDTRARSMTETIDGRINTLATSLTDGAAQAIQSIDNRLTHLTTSLTHGASQAIETIDARLNHLTSSLTDGASQTIQSVDTRLTHLTTTLTGGATQALESIDSRLTYLTTAVTNGASQAVQSIDTRLTLLTSTLTDGTAQAIEAVDRRITGVTEVIDSRSTHLTDTVTARFQEIHHTIETKVGSVASDIDVRVAQFEDLLGSRVEAVAGRIESSGRQASEDMMSRAEMISTAIRSHVEDAERSLTNLVVNTSETIQTGARTAQQSLLTVSSDVNAQLKMTSAEVEQALTAVGTGAANSILTSAREAQSSLVAASGDASSQLKGLAADVERTLTAAGSATAASILSGAREVQTTLVTASSDAANQVKTLSTDLQRSLTLAGTTTAESIVAGARDAQSALIAASTETANQIKALSSDVQRSLTMAGTSTAEILTSGAREAQNTLVTGSTDAAAQVKSLAADVQRSLSMAGTSTAETITSGAREAQNMLVTASSEAANQVKSLAAEVHRSLSQVGQTTAETITTSARDAQTTLLTVSAEQTSQVRSLAAEMQRALATAGGATIEALTSGVREAQGSLISASTDAASQIKSLTTDIERTLTAVGADTASTILNSAREAQTSLTSTSADAASQIRAISTEIERTLSAATANATNDIQTSALNAQNALISASNEASSRVKTSSADVERSVLAASSSFGQAMTGKTDEIVTYVQQQADRLSNMIDAKRGALIDAIGSKTSQLTLDIDRVTSDALKSIETRGQAFSQTMMGNGSEVARAINTASEIATGAVGKSLKDLEHASRSAIDQSRQVSIAAVTEMQETSKILRTDTVALFERLREGNILLQEVLTGAHDNLNSLERALVTRVADFVSAMNDVTSRNGAATQGLEDQLNVFNSKTTKALQDLGELSTQFDKHGKALVDAAQVVEQSNKNTTASLAERKQALESLVTTIDLRTADLDQRLSRFTGLLDESLAAAEERARDIARVVAETAGAGSAAITRQFEAVRAASEEEHRQTIEAMHDIYRQTTDEADAMFKQSTERFTNLVSSMKQMALEMHNELEATRNELRRGVLEMPQEAAESTAQMRKVIVDQIEALAELNRIVAQHGRGLDVTTAGRASVAVQRQDEPVMAIASGRTTETRMRDTGSASTLPPPDLGMPAARRTEAPPVAPAGNDQGRDGWLSDLLNRTDANQGAPTGREAPRARPAPTPQPQAPQASSNPLESLSLDIGRLMDRNLAAEMWDRYQRGENKAFTKRLYTPAGQKAFDEVARKYRADRNFKGTVDRYVAEFERLLDEVARDGRGPQELRSHLTSETGLVYTLLAHAAGRLG; encoded by the coding sequence ATGGCGAACACTCCGAAAAAGGTCAAAGACCCCACAGAAGTTGCGCTTTCTGCGATCCAGGAAGCCCTCAACATCAGTGACACCGCGGCGGACACCAGCCGCAACGCGACGATGCGCAACGAAACGCCGCCTCCGGTAGCGCCGCCCGCGTCCCCGACCTTCGACGATCCGAACTTCGAGCCGCGGCCGGCCGCCAACGAACGGTCGACCGTGTTCGATCCGATCGAGGAGCCACGCGCCTCGCGCCGTCCCGCCAATGACGACCGCGAGACCATCGGTCAATTGCTCCAGGCGCTTCAGAAGGGCCGCCCTGCCCGCAACGTCTACACCTTCGCCACCATCTTCGCCGGCGTCTGGCTCGCGGCCTGTGCCGCGCTGACGTTCGGTTTCCTGCCCTCGATCCAGGCCGCCATGGGCCAGAGCGGCGGCGTGCTCGTCATTGCCGGCCTGGTCGCGATGTTCTTCGCGCCGGTCATGCTGTTCTACTTCCTGGCGAGCCTGGTCTGGCGCGGCCAGGAAATGCGCATGATCGCGCAGGCGATGGCGCAGGTCGCGATCCGCTTCTCCGAGCCGGAAGGCTCGGCTTCGGATTCCATGGTCACCGTCGGTCAGGCCATCCGCCGCGAGGTCGCGGCGATGGGTGACGGCATCGAGCGCGCGATCGCGCGCGCCGGCGAGCTGGAGACGCTGGTCGCCAACGAGGTCGCCGCGCTGGAGCGCGCCTATAGCGACAACGAGGTGCGCATCCGCGCCCTGCTCCAGGACATCGCGCATCAGCGCGACAACCTGGTCGGCCAGGCCGAGCAGGTCCGCAGCGCCATCTCCGGCGTGCAGATCGATTTGCGCCACGACATCGCGCTGATCTCGGACGCGATCGCCTCGCGCGTCGACGAGGTCGCCAAGTCCATCACCGGCGCGCTGGAAGAGCGCGGCGCCCACATCACCAGCGCCTTGAGCAATGCCGGCGACAACATGATCCTGGCGCTCGGCGAGCGCGGCGGCGACCTGCTCGACCGCCTCGAGGAGGCCAGCAACGAGACCACGCGCGCCGTGCTCGACGCCAGCGAGCGGCTGACCACCAGCCTCAACTTCAAGACCGGCCACGTCCACGACGAGTTCGTCGATCTCGCCGACCGCGTCCACGAGATGCTGAACGAGCGCATCGACCGCATCACGGGCGAGTTCGAGCAGCGCTCCGCCGCGATCGTCGACGGCATCTCCGAGCGCACCGAGCTGGTGCACGATTCCCTCAAGAATTCGTCGGACTCGCTGCTGCTCGAGCTCGAGCTGCGCTCCAACGACATCTCCGCCAAGATCGACGACGCCGGCAACCGGCTCGCCGGCCAGATCATGACGAGCGGCGACAAGGCAAGCGAGGCGCTCGACGCCACCGTCAACGCGCTCGTCGCCAAGGTCGTCACCCAGACCGAGACCGCGCACGACTCGCTGTCGCTGCAGATGAGCGCCTTTGACGAGCTCGTGCGCAACCAGGGCACCGAGCTGGTCGAGAAGTTCGCCCGCGATTCCGGCACGCTGGGCGCGCTGATCACGCGCCACATCTCCGAGTTCGATCGCACCGTGAAGACCTTCGGCGGCGAGATCGTCGAGCGCATGGGCCAGCGTACGCAAGATATCCACGAGTCGCTGAAGACCTATGTCGACAATTTCGACAGCCGCTTCACCGCGAACGGCGGCGCCATCACCGGCGTGCTCGATCAGCGCCTGGTGCATTTCGAGACCACCATCGGCGAACGCGTCAGCAGCCTCGACGCCTCGCTGAACGACAAGATCGCCAGCCTGGACGGCACGATCGAAGGCCATATCAAGACCTTCGACGAGCAGCTCGTCGGCCGCGTCGCCTCGCTCGAACTATCGTTCGATACCCGCGCCAGGTCGATGACCGAGACCATCGACGGACGCATCAACACGCTGGCCACGTCTCTGACCGACGGCGCCGCGCAGGCGATCCAGTCGATCGACAACCGCCTCACCCACCTGACGACGTCGCTCACCCACGGCGCCTCGCAGGCCATCGAGACGATCGATGCGCGCCTCAATCATCTGACGAGTTCGCTGACCGACGGCGCGTCCCAGACCATCCAGTCGGTCGATACGAGATTGACGCATCTCACGACGACGCTCACCGGCGGCGCGACGCAGGCGCTGGAGTCCATCGACAGCCGCCTCACCTATTTGACCACCGCCGTGACCAACGGCGCCTCCCAGGCCGTGCAGTCCATCGACACCCGCCTGACGCTGCTGACCTCGACCCTCACGGACGGCACCGCGCAGGCGATCGAGGCGGTCGACCGCCGCATCACTGGCGTCACCGAGGTCATCGACAGCCGCAGCACGCATCTCACCGACACGGTCACGGCGCGCTTCCAGGAGATCCATCACACGATCGAGACCAAGGTCGGCTCGGTCGCGAGCGACATCGACGTGCGCGTGGCGCAGTTCGAGGACCTGCTCGGCTCGCGCGTCGAAGCCGTCGCCGGCCGCATCGAAAGCAGCGGACGCCAGGCCAGCGAGGACATGATGTCCCGCGCCGAGATGATCTCGACCGCGATCCGCTCGCATGTCGAGGACGCCGAACGCTCGCTCACTAACCTCGTCGTCAACACCAGCGAGACCATCCAGACCGGCGCACGCACCGCCCAGCAGTCGCTGCTGACGGTCTCCTCCGACGTCAATGCCCAGCTGAAGATGACCTCCGCCGAGGTCGAGCAGGCGCTGACCGCGGTCGGCACCGGCGCGGCGAACTCGATCCTGACCAGCGCCCGCGAGGCGCAGTCATCCCTGGTCGCCGCATCGGGCGATGCGTCCAGCCAGCTCAAGGGGCTCGCGGCCGACGTCGAACGCACGCTGACCGCGGCGGGTTCGGCGACCGCCGCCTCGATCCTGTCCGGCGCCCGGGAGGTGCAGACCACGCTCGTCACGGCGTCCTCGGATGCAGCCAACCAGGTCAAGACGCTCTCCACCGACCTGCAGCGCTCGCTGACGCTGGCCGGCACGACCACGGCGGAGTCGATCGTTGCCGGCGCCCGCGATGCACAGAGCGCCCTGATTGCGGCCTCGACCGAGACCGCCAACCAGATCAAGGCGCTGTCGTCGGACGTGCAGCGCTCGCTCACGATGGCCGGTACCTCGACCGCCGAGATCCTCACCAGCGGCGCTCGCGAGGCCCAGAACACGCTCGTCACCGGATCCACGGATGCGGCGGCGCAGGTCAAGTCGCTCGCAGCCGACGTGCAGCGTTCGCTCTCGATGGCCGGCACCTCGACCGCCGAGACCATCACCTCCGGCGCCCGCGAGGCCCAGAACATGCTGGTGACGGCCTCCTCCGAGGCGGCGAACCAGGTCAAGTCGCTCGCGGCCGAAGTGCATCGTTCGCTCTCGCAGGTCGGCCAGACGACCGCCGAGACGATCACCACCAGCGCCCGCGACGCCCAGACCACCCTACTCACGGTCTCGGCCGAGCAGACCAGTCAGGTCCGTTCGCTCGCGGCCGAGATGCAGCGCGCGCTGGCGACCGCCGGCGGCGCCACCATCGAGGCGCTCACCAGCGGCGTGCGCGAGGCGCAGGGATCGCTGATCTCCGCCTCGACCGACGCGGCGAGCCAGATCAAGTCGCTCACCACCGACATCGAGCGCACGCTGACCGCAGTCGGCGCCGATACCGCCTCGACCATCCTCAACAGCGCACGCGAGGCGCAGACCTCGCTGACCTCGACCTCGGCGGATGCCGCGAGCCAGATCCGCGCGATCTCGACCGAGATCGAGCGCACGCTGAGCGCGGCCACCGCGAATGCGACCAACGACATCCAGACCAGCGCGCTCAACGCCCAGAACGCGCTGATCTCCGCCTCCAACGAGGCGAGCTCGCGGGTCAAGACCAGCTCGGCCGATGTCGAGCGCTCGGTGCTCGCCGCAAGCAGCAGCTTCGGCCAGGCCATGACCGGCAAGACCGACGAGATCGTCACCTATGTGCAGCAGCAGGCCGACCGTCTGTCGAACATGATCGACGCCAAGCGCGGCGCCCTGATCGACGCCATCGGCTCCAAGACCAGCCAGCTCACGCTCGACATCGACCGCGTCACCTCCGACGCGCTGAAGTCGATCGAGACGCGCGGCCAGGCCTTCTCGCAGACCATGATGGGCAACGGCTCGGAAGTCGCCCGCGCCATCAACACGGCGAGCGAGATCGCCACCGGCGCGGTCGGCAAGTCGCTCAAGGACCTCGAGCATGCCTCGCGCTCGGCGATCGACCAGTCGCGCCAGGTCTCGATCGCCGCCGTCACCGAGATGCAGGAGACCAGCAAGATCCTGCGCACCGACACGGTCGCGCTGTTCGAGCGTCTGCGCGAAGGCAACATCCTGCTCCAGGAGGTGCTGACCGGTGCGCACGACAACCTCAACTCGCTGGAGCGGGCGCTGGTGACGCGCGTTGCCGATTTCGTCTCGGCGATGAACGACGTCACCTCGCGCAACGGCGCTGCGACGCAGGGCCTGGAAGACCAGCTCAACGTCTTCAACAGCAAGACCACGAAGGCGCTGCAGGACCTCGGCGAGCTGTCGACCCAGTTCGACAAGCACGGCAAGGCGCTCGTCGATGCCGCACAGGTGGTCGAGCAGAGCAACAAGAACACCACCGCCTCGCTCGCCGAACGCAAGCAGGCGCTGGAATCGCTCGTCACCACCATCGACCTGCGCACGGCCGATCTCGACCAGCGCCTGTCGCGCTTCACCGGCCTGCTCGATGAATCGCTGGCCGCCGCCGAAGAGCGGGCCCGCGACATCGCCCGCGTCGTCGCCGAGACCGCCGGCGCCGGCTCGGCCGCGATCACCCGCCAGTTCGAGGCGGTGCGCGCGGCCTCCGAGGAGGAGCACCGGCAGACCATCGAGGCCATGCACGACATCTACCGCCAGACCACCGACGAGGCGGATGCGATGTTCAAGCAGTCGACCGAGCGCTTCACCAATCTCGTCTCCAGCATGAAGCAGATGGCGCTCGAGATGCACAACGAGCTCGAGGCCACCCGCAACGAGCTGCGCCGCGGCGTGCTCGAGATGCCGCAGGAGGCCGCCGAGAGCACTGCGCAGATGCGCAAGGTGATCGTCGACCAGATCGAGGCCCTCGCCGAGCTCAACCGCATCGTGGCCCAGCACGGCCGCGGCCTCGACGTCACCACGGCGGGCCGCGCGTCCGTCGCCGTCCAGCGCCAGGATGAGCCGGTGATGGCGATTGCAAGCGGCCGCACCACCGAAACCCGGATGCGCGACACCGGCAGTGCCTCGACGCTGCCGCCGCCGGACCTCGGCATGCCGGCCGCGCGCCGCACCGAAGCGCCGCCGGTCGCTCCTGCCGGCAACGACCAGGGCCGCGACGGCTGGCTGTCGGACCTGCTGAACCGCACCGACGCCAACCAGGGCGCACCGACCGGCCGTGAGGCTCCCCGTGCCCGCCCTGCCCCCACTCCGCAACCGCAGGCCCCGCAGGCCAGCAGCAATCCGCTGGAATCGCTGTCGCTCGACATCGGCCGGCTGATGGACCGTAACCTGGCCGCCGAGATGTGGGACCGCTATCAGCGCGGCGAGAACAAGGCCTTCACCAAGCGCCTGTACACGCCCGCCGGCCAGAAGGCCTTCGACGAGGTCGCCCGCAAGTACCGCGCCGACCGCAACTTCAAGGGCACGGTCGACCGCTATGTCGCCGAGTTCGAGCGGCTGCTCGACGAAGTCGCCCGCGACGGCCGCGGCCCGCAGGAGCTGCGCAGCCACCTGACCTCGGAGACCGGGCTGGTGTACACGCTGCTCGCGCACGCGGCGGGACGGCTAGGGTAA